In one Methanomassiliicoccales archaeon genomic region, the following are encoded:
- a CDS encoding CDC48 family AAA ATPase, with protein MAESIILRVARAHHQSEVGLGRARIDAKTRKDLAVEVGDIIEIVGKRSTAAKVFRAAQEDESKGIIRIDGMIRSNAVVSIGEKVTVKKAESLPATRVTVAPKIPSGKHVRFGTGVEDLFRKGLASRPLAKGDEIIIPNIALMGGFLPFTVVSTVPQGIVVVGDHTELVVKTETSETKETVAPSVTYDDVGGLEGEMQRIREMIELPLKHPELFDRLGIDAPKGVLLYGPPGTGKTLLAKAVANEAGASFYSIQGPEIISKYYGQSEEKLREKFEEAEKNAPSIVFIDELDSIAPKREDVSGEVERRVVAQLLTLMDGMAGRGQVIVIGATNREDAIDPALRRPGRFDREIEIGVPSKEGRREILEIHTRGMPLSEGFNIEKYAFATHGFVGADLAALAREAAMKCLGRLVPDLELDKAIPVEILEKVRVTEQDFDDALKEVEPSAMREVLIEVPHVTWNDVGGLEDVKTQLKEMVEMPMERGDSFKRMGIRPAKGILLYGPPGTGKTLLAKAVANESRANFISIKGPEIMSKWVGESEKAIRQAFKKAKQVAPSIVFLDEIDAIAPRRGSSENGATERVVNQLLTSIDGMESMEGVTVMAASNRPDIIDSALLRPGRFDRLILVPLPDDEARKSILTIHTRSMPLKNVDIDRLVNSTEGYVGADLENLCREAAMTSLREDPEAVSVEQRHFEKALKVIKASVDKDVMKFYDNMGKALDKKRAGWDEGIYR; from the coding sequence ATGGCCGAGAGCATCATCCTTCGTGTCGCAAGGGCACATCACCAATCAGAAGTAGGCTTGGGACGCGCCCGCATCGATGCCAAGACCAGGAAGGACCTGGCGGTAGAGGTCGGCGACATAATCGAGATCGTCGGCAAACGCAGCACCGCCGCAAAGGTGTTCCGCGCGGCCCAGGAGGACGAGTCCAAGGGCATCATCCGTATCGACGGCATGATCCGCTCGAACGCCGTGGTATCGATCGGGGAGAAGGTCACGGTAAAGAAGGCGGAATCGCTGCCGGCCACAAGGGTCACCGTGGCGCCTAAGATACCGTCCGGGAAGCACGTCCGTTTCGGTACCGGAGTGGAGGACCTGTTCCGAAAGGGTCTGGCGTCCAGGCCCCTCGCCAAGGGTGACGAGATCATAATCCCGAACATAGCCCTGATGGGCGGGTTCCTGCCGTTCACGGTGGTCAGCACGGTGCCGCAAGGTATAGTGGTGGTAGGAGACCACACCGAACTGGTGGTCAAGACCGAGACCAGCGAGACCAAGGAAACGGTAGCCCCGTCGGTCACCTACGATGACGTCGGTGGCCTGGAGGGGGAGATGCAACGCATCCGGGAGATGATCGAGCTTCCGTTGAAGCACCCGGAACTGTTCGACCGGCTGGGAATCGACGCTCCGAAGGGAGTCCTTCTCTATGGACCGCCAGGTACCGGAAAGACGCTGCTGGCGAAGGCGGTGGCCAACGAAGCGGGAGCCAGTTTCTATTCCATCCAGGGCCCGGAGATCATATCCAAGTATTACGGGCAGAGCGAGGAGAAGCTCAGGGAGAAGTTCGAGGAGGCCGAGAAGAACGCTCCCTCGATCGTTTTCATTGATGAACTGGATTCGATAGCTCCGAAAAGGGAGGATGTCTCCGGTGAGGTCGAACGGAGGGTGGTGGCCCAGCTGTTGACGCTTATGGACGGAATGGCCGGAAGGGGCCAGGTCATTGTGATCGGAGCCACCAACCGGGAGGATGCCATCGATCCGGCGCTGAGAAGACCGGGCCGTTTCGACCGGGAGATAGAGATCGGGGTTCCATCGAAGGAAGGACGCAGGGAGATCCTGGAGATCCACACCCGGGGCATGCCGCTTTCGGAAGGGTTCAATATCGAGAAATACGCCTTCGCCACCCATGGGTTCGTGGGAGCGGACCTGGCAGCGCTAGCCAGGGAAGCGGCCATGAAATGCCTGGGACGTCTGGTCCCAGACCTGGAGCTGGACAAGGCCATACCGGTGGAGATTCTTGAGAAGGTCCGGGTGACCGAACAGGACTTCGATGACGCCCTCAAGGAGGTCGAGCCGAGTGCCATGAGGGAGGTCCTGATCGAGGTTCCGCATGTCACCTGGAACGATGTTGGCGGCCTCGAGGACGTCAAGACCCAGCTGAAGGAGATGGTGGAGATGCCGATGGAAAGGGGCGACTCCTTCAAGCGCATGGGCATCAGGCCCGCAAAGGGCATCCTGCTCTATGGACCGCCAGGCACCGGAAAGACGCTGCTGGCGAAGGCGGTGGCCAACGAATCCAGGGCCAATTTCATTTCCATCAAGGGCCCGGAGATCATGAGCAAGTGGGTGGGCGAGTCGGAGAAGGCGATACGACAGGCCTTCAAGAAGGCCAAGCAGGTCGCGCCATCGATCGTCTTCCTGGATGAGATCGACGCGATCGCCCCGAGACGTGGCTCGTCGGAGAACGGCGCCACGGAAAGGGTGGTCAACCAGCTGCTCACATCCATAGACGGCATGGAATCAATGGAGGGCGTCACGGTCATGGCTGCCTCGAACCGCCCGGACATCATCGATTCGGCCCTGCTGCGCCCGGGAAGGTTCGACCGGCTGATCCTGGTGCCGCTGCCGGACGACGAGGCCCGCAAGAGCATCCTCACGATCCATACCAGATCAATGCCGTTGAAGAACGTGGACATCGATCGCCTGGTGAATTCCACCGAGGGTTACGTCGGTGCTGACCTGGAGAACCTGTGCCGTGAGGCGGCGATGACCTCCCTTAGGGAGGATCCGGAGGCAGTCTCCGTCGAACAGAGACATTTCGAGAAGGCCCTGAAGGTCATCAAGGCTTCCGTGGACAAGGACGTCATGAAGTTCTATGACAACATGGGCAAGGCCCTGGACAAGAAACGGGCCGGTTGGGACGAAGGTATCTACCGGTGA
- a CDS encoding glycosyltransferase, translating into MLSVSIGVCAYNEEKNIRRTLDSILAQTVHGIIQEIIVVSSGSTDGTDGIVMEYATKEGRIGLLRQEKREGKNSAVNAFMATAKGDILVLVNADNNLGDGALDYLVSHFDDPKVGVVGGRPMPVNRRDTIPGFAVYMLWDMHHRLSLIYPKVGEAIAFRNLRIQIPTGMQSDEDLVRMDLEKRGYRTEYEPRAIVVNKGPDTVRDYWKQRTRVNIGERYMKRLFDFDIPTWDSRFLFQAYLGFLKDNSRHFIRMATAMGMEMLARVYASIYVKLDKGDKVMWSMVESTKTMNS; encoded by the coding sequence ATGCTGTCAGTGTCGATAGGAGTATGTGCCTACAACGAGGAGAAAAACATACGCCGCACCCTCGATTCGATACTGGCCCAGACAGTCCATGGCATCATCCAAGAAATAATTGTGGTCTCGAGCGGTAGCACCGACGGCACCGATGGCATCGTCATGGAATATGCGACTAAAGAAGGACGAATCGGTCTCCTGAGACAGGAGAAGAGAGAAGGAAAGAACTCTGCGGTCAACGCCTTCATGGCCACCGCCAAGGGAGATATTCTCGTCCTGGTCAATGCCGATAACAACCTGGGTGATGGTGCGCTCGATTATCTGGTCTCCCATTTCGACGATCCCAAGGTGGGAGTGGTCGGTGGTAGGCCCATGCCGGTCAATCGCCGGGACACCATTCCCGGTTTTGCGGTCTACATGCTGTGGGATATGCACCACCGTCTTTCATTGATCTATCCCAAGGTCGGGGAGGCCATCGCATTCCGTAACCTGCGTATCCAGATCCCCACCGGCATGCAATCGGATGAGGACCTGGTACGGATGGACCTTGAAAAGCGCGGATATCGCACCGAATATGAACCGAGGGCGATAGTGGTCAATAAGGGTCCAGACACGGTTCGGGACTATTGGAAGCAGCGCACCAGGGTTAACATAGGTGAGCGTTATATGAAACGGCTGTTCGACTTCGACATCCCGACCTGGGATAGCCGGTTCCTGTTCCAAGCATACCTGGGATTCCTTAAGGACAATTCCAGGCATTTCATCAGGATGGCAACGGCCATGGGGATGGAGATGCTGGCCAGGGTCTATGCCAGCATCTACGTGAAGCTGGACAAGGGCGACAAGGTCATGTGGAGCATGGTGGAGTCGACCAAGACCATGAACTCCTGA
- a CDS encoding NDP-sugar synthase, which translates to MSDRKVGVRQAVIMAGGEGTRLKPLTNTRPKPLLPVLGRPCIEYVINSLASAGVEEIFIACGYRSQDIVKSLGETTRSGAKIVYAYEETPMGTAGAVKLLQDRIHGTFIVGSGDTITDADLGRLIDLHMEKKALVTMALTEVERPEQFGIVGVNADGRIERFKEKPKPEEVFSNVINAGTYVLEPEVLDHVPTATKYDFSKNLFPDLLQQGKVLCASRLNGYWKDIGRPKDLFRANIDLAERHGQNITIRGALCKGKIFGSGFNAEGARIYGPVYVGERTRLGRGTSVTRSAIGKESTLGEKVSVEDSLLLDRCQIGAGAILRGSILGEGCIIGPGVSLVDSVLGDGVKLEGPASLEGRSLPDIQ; encoded by the coding sequence ATGTCAGATCGTAAGGTCGGAGTGAGACAGGCCGTGATCATGGCCGGCGGGGAAGGAACCAGGCTCAAGCCTTTGACGAACACCCGGCCCAAGCCCCTCCTCCCGGTGCTGGGGCGGCCGTGCATAGAATATGTCATCAACTCTCTGGCGTCGGCCGGCGTGGAGGAGATATTCATTGCCTGCGGCTACCGCTCACAGGACATCGTAAAGAGCCTGGGCGAGACGACCCGTTCTGGAGCGAAGATAGTTTACGCATATGAGGAGACGCCCATGGGAACCGCCGGAGCGGTGAAACTGCTGCAGGACAGGATCCATGGCACGTTCATAGTGGGAAGCGGTGACACCATCACCGATGCCGATCTGGGGCGCCTCATCGACCTGCATATGGAGAAAAAGGCCCTTGTCACTATGGCCCTGACCGAGGTCGAAAGGCCGGAACAGTTCGGGATCGTTGGCGTCAACGCCGACGGGAGGATAGAACGCTTCAAGGAGAAGCCCAAACCGGAAGAGGTGTTCTCGAACGTGATCAATGCTGGCACCTACGTCCTCGAGCCCGAGGTCCTGGACCATGTCCCAACTGCCACAAAGTACGATTTCTCCAAGAACCTTTTCCCCGACCTGCTGCAGCAGGGGAAGGTCCTCTGCGCATCGCGTCTGAACGGGTACTGGAAGGACATCGGCCGCCCCAAGGACCTGTTCCGGGCAAACATCGATCTGGCCGAGAGGCACGGTCAGAATATAACGATAAGGGGAGCTCTATGCAAGGGAAAGATATTCGGATCGGGATTCAACGCAGAGGGCGCCAGGATATACGGGCCGGTCTACGTGGGGGAAAGGACCAGGTTGGGCAGGGGGACCTCCGTTACCAGGAGCGCGATCGGGAAGGAGTCGACGCTGGGTGAGAAGGTAAGCGTGGAGGACTCCCTTCTGCTCGACCGATGCCAGATAGGGGCCGGTGCCATCCTCAGGGGAAGCATACTGGGTGAGGGATGTATCATCGGACCGGGGGTGTCCTTGGTCGATTCCGTGCTCGGGGACGGCGTAAAACTGGAAGGGCCGGCTTCCCTCGAGGGAAGATCCCTGCCTGATATCCAGTAG
- a CDS encoding HAD-IIIA family hydrolase, whose protein sequence is MSGLVGKELEESSRTLASIDPKQIWDIANALVKVFRAGGKLIVFGNGGSAADAQHLAAEFSGRYLMERAPMNAIALTNLSSITAIGNDYSYDLIFSRQVEAYATDKDAVIGISTSGNSKNVLLAIAKAKQLGAVTIGFTGTRGRLKDEVDLALTVPSEKTPRIQEGYFASGHIICGLVEKGVFGRKAVFIDRDDTVAKDVPYCSRPEDLKLFPGVGRSIKELNDAGYLVILVTNQSGVARGYFSLETLDRIHAKLKEDVAADGGSIDAVYFCPHHPDDRCQCRKPQLGLIEQAMRDFDIDLAGSFVIGDSEHDVEMGRKAGCRTFRVRGEQDFNLAVVKILNGID, encoded by the coding sequence ATGAGCGGCCTGGTGGGGAAGGAGCTGGAAGAAAGCTCCAGAACGCTGGCGTCGATAGACCCAAAACAAATCTGGGACATCGCCAACGCGCTGGTGAAGGTGTTCCGTGCCGGCGGCAAGCTGATCGTCTTCGGCAACGGCGGCAGCGCGGCGGACGCGCAGCACCTGGCAGCGGAGTTCTCCGGGCGCTACCTGATGGAGCGCGCCCCGATGAATGCGATCGCCCTGACCAACCTTTCCAGCATCACCGCGATCGGCAACGACTACAGCTACGACCTGATCTTCTCTAGACAGGTGGAGGCCTATGCCACTGACAAGGACGCGGTCATCGGCATCAGCACCAGCGGCAACTCCAAGAACGTGCTGCTGGCGATCGCCAAGGCGAAGCAGCTGGGCGCGGTCACCATCGGCTTCACCGGGACCAGGGGAAGGCTGAAGGACGAGGTCGACCTGGCGCTGACCGTCCCCTCCGAGAAGACCCCGCGCATACAGGAGGGATATTTCGCCTCGGGGCACATCATCTGCGGGCTGGTCGAGAAGGGCGTCTTCGGCCGGAAAGCGGTGTTCATCGACCGGGACGACACGGTTGCGAAGGACGTTCCATATTGCAGCAGGCCAGAGGATCTCAAGCTGTTCCCCGGGGTCGGCAGGTCGATAAAGGAACTGAACGACGCCGGCTACCTGGTGATACTGGTCACCAACCAGTCCGGGGTGGCCCGCGGGTATTTCTCGCTGGAGACGCTGGACCGGATCCACGCCAAGCTGAAGGAGGACGTGGCTGCAGATGGCGGCAGCATCGACGCGGTCTATTTCTGCCCGCATCATCCGGACGATCGCTGCCAGTGCCGCAAACCTCAACTGGGGCTGATCGAGCAGGCCATGCGGGACTTCGACATCGACCTGGCCGGTTCGTTCGTCATCGGCGACAGCGAGCACGATGTGGAGATGGGACGGAAGGCAGGATGCCGGACGTTCAGGGTCAGAGGTGAACAGGATTTCAACCTGGCCGTGGTAAAGATACTTAACGGCATCGATTGA
- a CDS encoding DMT family transporter: protein MNLASRRYELILVVAGIIWGTSFAAGKIGVEHMDPVLFSALRYVFGAIAIFIALVAMKQLDLSVFRIKGLWVIALFNAVAMLFQNVGMTMTSATNTVLLVDINVVFIAILAVFVLKERLNRWMVMGLVIGLVGVVIISTNGDLSAIISGSFEGNMLVFGAGILWAFYVVLLTRELNGTELLASATGAVIIETAVFLIPVMLVLTKDYSIESTGTMAALFIGIFCTALAFILYSVGLKHLGATMASVILLVEIVFGILFAILLLGEMPTVATAIGGAMILLSVIVISMNQSEDVKSKRLAQE from the coding sequence GTGAATCTAGCCTCCCGACGCTATGAGCTGATCCTTGTCGTGGCAGGCATCATATGGGGAACATCATTCGCCGCAGGCAAGATCGGCGTCGAGCACATGGACCCGGTGCTGTTCTCCGCCCTTCGTTATGTGTTCGGGGCGATAGCCATATTCATTGCCCTAGTGGCCATGAAGCAGCTCGATCTCTCTGTCTTCAGGATCAAGGGGCTGTGGGTCATCGCCCTGTTCAATGCCGTCGCCATGCTCTTCCAGAATGTTGGCATGACCATGACCAGCGCCACCAACACCGTCCTGCTGGTCGACATCAATGTGGTATTCATAGCGATCCTGGCCGTTTTCGTCCTCAAAGAGAGGTTGAACCGGTGGATGGTCATGGGTCTGGTCATAGGTCTGGTGGGCGTAGTGATAATCTCCACCAATGGCGACCTGTCGGCCATCATCAGCGGATCGTTCGAAGGTAACATGCTGGTATTCGGGGCCGGCATACTCTGGGCATTCTACGTCGTCCTGCTGACCCGGGAGCTCAACGGGACCGAACTGCTGGCTTCTGCCACCGGTGCGGTGATAATCGAGACCGCGGTGTTCCTGATCCCCGTAATGCTGGTCCTCACCAAGGACTACAGTATTGAATCCACCGGAACTATGGCGGCGTTGTTCATCGGCATCTTCTGTACCGCTTTGGCCTTCATCCTCTACTCGGTGGGTTTGAAACATCTGGGCGCAACGATGGCCTCGGTCATCCTATTGGTCGAGATAGTGTTCGGCATTCTGTTCGCAATTCTTCTATTGGGCGAGATGCCCACCGTGGCCACAGCCATCGGCGGGGCGATGATCCTCCTGTCGGTCATCGTGATCTCGATGAACCAGTCGGAGGATGTTAAATCCAAGAGATTGGCTCAGGAGTAG
- a CDS encoding PRC-barrel domain-containing protein, whose protein sequence is MRKFITELKGKTVMTNDGQILGMIDNFVLENTTGNINHVLVVPAEEIDARLFRSDAQGRIILPFSEMRDVRDVVVMNVSRA, encoded by the coding sequence ATGAGAAAATTCATCACTGAACTCAAGGGCAAGACGGTAATGACCAATGACGGCCAGATCCTGGGAATGATAGACAACTTCGTGCTGGAGAACACCACCGGGAACATCAACCATGTGCTCGTCGTACCGGCCGAAGAGATCGATGCCAGGCTGTTCCGCAGCGATGCCCAGGGCAGGATCATCTTACCGTTCTCCGAGATGCGCGATGTCCGCGACGTCGTGGTCATGAACGTATCAAGGGCGTAA
- a CDS encoding glycosyltransferase, whose product MNAWSEDSFSIILPTLNESENILPMMETLNTLYPAAGIIVVDDHSRDGTADIALEYGKKRGNVQVVQRDPSDRGLTASIMDGIMHARTKYFVVLDSDFQHPPESIAGLIKELINGNDLAIGVRQDKMELSFSRKWASIGAHAMANSYLHAKRQPTSRDTMSGFFAGHSDLCQKVIEAKGNKFERAGFKGLFDLLKFMPRDIKIAEVEFKFNSRRAGESKLSSRIILSIMRQCGIGGKLLAYTSMFFLTNMIGRFIAASGLGLLFTFWFLDWIGVGATWNSTLIVSTIASLIFAVAYIVFANKVMFTHGSRKGLLLGSKLVATGFSGYLISLYIFYIAFSTVTEIQMVSIFFGFGIGYAFDAVGASIRA is encoded by the coding sequence ATGAACGCTTGGTCGGAGGATTCATTTTCCATCATCTTACCTACTCTCAATGAGAGTGAGAACATCCTCCCGATGATGGAGACATTGAACACACTCTATCCGGCAGCCGGAATCATCGTCGTCGATGACCACTCCAGGGATGGAACGGCCGACATAGCGCTCGAGTACGGGAAGAAAAGGGGCAACGTACAAGTGGTGCAAAGGGACCCGTCCGACCGAGGACTCACCGCCTCCATAATGGACGGAATAATGCATGCCCGCACCAAGTACTTCGTCGTTCTTGACTCGGATTTCCAACATCCTCCGGAATCGATAGCCGGGTTGATCAAGGAACTGATCAACGGCAATGACCTGGCCATAGGGGTGAGGCAGGACAAGATGGAGCTCTCATTCTCCCGGAAATGGGCTTCCATAGGGGCTCATGCCATGGCCAACTCCTATCTGCATGCCAAGAGGCAGCCGACCTCCAGGGACACCATGTCCGGATTCTTTGCTGGCCATTCCGATCTATGCCAAAAGGTGATCGAGGCCAAGGGCAACAAGTTCGAGAGGGCCGGTTTCAAGGGGCTTTTCGACCTGCTCAAGTTCATGCCCCGCGACATCAAGATAGCGGAGGTCGAGTTCAAGTTCAACTCCCGGAGGGCGGGAGAATCCAAGCTGAGCTCCCGTATCATTCTGTCCATAATGCGCCAGTGCGGCATCGGAGGCAAGCTCCTCGCCTACACTTCGATGTTCTTCCTCACGAACATGATCGGCCGCTTCATAGCGGCCTCCGGACTGGGGCTGCTGTTCACCTTCTGGTTCTTGGACTGGATCGGGGTCGGGGCCACCTGGAACTCGACCTTGATCGTGTCGACCATAGCCTCGTTGATCTTTGCGGTCGCCTACATCGTGTTCGCCAACAAGGTCATGTTCACTCATGGGAGCAGGAAAGGGCTATTGCTCGGGTCGAAGCTTGTCGCAACCGGTTTCAGCGGTTACCTGATCAGCCTGTACATATTCTACATCGCCTTCTCCACCGTCACCGAGATCCAGATGGTCTCGATATTCTTCGGTTTCGGCATAGGCTACGCGTTCGACGCGGTCGGAGCCAGCATCAGGGCGTGA
- a CDS encoding ARMT1-like domain-containing protein has translation MQIAADCVPCLLNRVLFETELVDPSLKDQAMAVAVKILAEGFRPGVNSAAVATKVHRAVYDAIGSKDPYHELKERANQIAASLYPRAEAYVNDSSDRLQAACLMSIIGNVLDFGLGIGYDEPEDLGRKFDALVGQGLGVNDVAQMKRLLVKDASVVYLMDNCGEIVFDRLLVNELKAMGVRVVGVVKGEPILTDVTESDLKVTGMDKVFDAWMSTDSFAIGIDTGRIGRPLLQELEKADLIISKGMANFESLSDQRYPPVAYLMRTKCRPVAEAIGAGPDQNVVKLCVSR, from the coding sequence ATGCAGATTGCAGCCGACTGCGTCCCGTGCCTTCTTAACCGGGTCCTGTTCGAGACGGAACTGGTCGATCCATCGCTCAAGGACCAGGCCATGGCGGTCGCGGTCAAGATCCTGGCTGAGGGATTCCGTCCAGGAGTGAATTCGGCGGCGGTGGCGACCAAGGTCCATCGGGCGGTCTATGATGCCATCGGGAGCAAGGACCCCTATCATGAGCTGAAGGAGAGAGCTAACCAGATCGCCGCTTCCCTCTATCCGCGCGCCGAGGCCTATGTCAACGATTCATCCGACCGGTTGCAGGCGGCCTGCCTGATGTCCATCATCGGGAACGTGCTGGACTTCGGGCTCGGTATAGGCTATGACGAACCGGAGGACCTGGGCCGCAAGTTTGATGCGTTGGTCGGTCAGGGACTCGGGGTCAATGACGTGGCCCAGATGAAACGCCTCCTGGTCAAGGATGCCAGCGTGGTCTATCTGATGGACAATTGCGGGGAGATCGTTTTCGACCGCCTGCTGGTGAATGAACTGAAGGCAATGGGTGTCAGGGTGGTCGGAGTGGTCAAGGGCGAACCGATCCTCACCGATGTCACCGAGTCGGACCTCAAGGTCACGGGCATGGACAAGGTCTTCGACGCCTGGATGAGCACCGATTCGTTCGCCATCGGCATCGATACCGGTCGGATAGGGCGGCCGCTGCTCCAGGAACTGGAGAAGGCCGACCTGATAATCTCAAAGGGCATGGCGAACTTCGAGTCGCTCTCTGACCAGAGGTATCCCCCCGTCGCCTATCTGATGCGGACCAAGTGCCGACCGGTGGCGGAGGCGATCGGGGCCGGGCCGGACCAGAACGTGGTCAAACTGTGTGTTTCAAGATAA
- a CDS encoding glycosyltransferase family 2 protein encodes MSTDHHSRMAQGVKMFAVTVNWNRPDDTIECARSILSGGYDDVGLVVVDNGSADGSAEKMRQALPTATLIANPTNEGYVKGVNKGIRLALDAGATHILVINNDAIGKGDFIVQLKEALDRHPEAGLVSPKILYHNSNRIWFSGGTFNKWLGYSKHTDMDLINQGQGEESEQDYITGCSILVRADLFRTIGLFDEQYNIYGEDIDFCIRAKDRGFGSWYAPNTIVYHKVSLSSGVGGSNIMTPFRSYYYGRNMLLLVKKRKRGITKISCAMGQTFILLPYYFLIISAQRSKGAFRSYIRGYLDALKLVVKNEANS; translated from the coding sequence ATGTCCACTGACCATCACTCCCGCATGGCCCAAGGGGTCAAAATGTTCGCCGTAACCGTCAATTGGAACCGACCGGACGATACCATTGAGTGTGCCCGGTCGATCCTGTCCGGCGGGTACGACGATGTCGGTCTGGTGGTAGTGGACAATGGTTCAGCTGATGGCTCAGCGGAGAAGATGCGCCAGGCGCTGCCGACCGCCACGCTCATCGCTAACCCGACCAACGAGGGTTATGTCAAAGGTGTGAACAAGGGCATCCGCCTCGCATTGGATGCCGGTGCAACGCACATCCTTGTCATCAACAACGACGCCATCGGCAAGGGGGATTTCATAGTTCAACTGAAGGAGGCATTGGACAGGCATCCCGAGGCAGGGCTGGTCTCCCCCAAGATCCTCTACCACAACTCGAACCGGATATGGTTCTCCGGCGGGACGTTCAACAAATGGCTTGGCTACTCGAAGCACACCGACATGGACCTGATCAACCAAGGCCAGGGAGAGGAGAGCGAACAGGATTACATCACTGGCTGCTCCATCCTGGTCAGGGCCGACCTGTTCCGGACCATCGGTCTTTTCGACGAGCAGTATAACATCTACGGGGAGGACATCGATTTCTGCATCAGGGCCAAGGACAGGGGTTTCGGTTCTTGGTACGCGCCGAACACCATCGTCTATCACAAGGTGTCCCTTTCCTCCGGGGTCGGCGGCTCGAACATCATGACACCGTTCCGTTCCTACTATTATGGCAGGAACATGCTGTTGCTGGTCAAAAAGAGGAAACGGGGCATCACAAAGATCTCCTGCGCCATGGGCCAGACGTTCATCCTGTTGCCATATTATTTCCTGATCATATCGGCCCAGAGGTCCAAGGGAGCGTTCCGTTCCTATATCAGGGGATATCTCGACGCCCTCAAACTAGTGGTCAAGAACGAGGCCAACAGTTGA